CTCACAGGTGTTGTCGGAGATCACAAACGAGCCAACCACGAAGTCGCCAGGCTTGACCGTCTTTACCTCGCTGCCGATCTCCTCGACGACTCCGACGTACTCGTGTCCCATCAACAGATGATCGACATCCTCGGCACCGCGGTACGGCCACAGGTCTGACCCGCAGATGCAGGTCGCCGCGAGCTTGATGACCGCGTCAGTTGGTTCGATGATCTTTGGGTCTTCTCGCTCCTCGATGCGGACGTCGCCGGGGGCGTACATGATTGCTCCACGCATGGTGGTGTCCTTTTCGGTCGGGTTACTGGGCGGTGTATCCGCCGTCGATGGGCAGCGCGACGCCGACTACGAAGCTCGCGCCGGGGCTGCACAGCCAAAGCACGGACTGGGCGATCTCCTCGGCGGTCCCCAGCCGCGCGATCGGCTGGTTCGCCTCGGCAGCGTCACGGTGAAGGTCACCCGTGTCCAGCATGTGGGTGACCATCGGCGTCTCGATGGTGCCCGGGCAGATCGCGTTGATCCGAACGCCGCGCGGCGCGTACTCGATCGCCGCGCTGCGGGTCAGGCCGATCACGCCATGCTTGGAGGCGTGGTAGGCGGCGCGACCCGGAAGGCCGACCAGGCCGCCGAGCGAGGAGCAGTTGACGATCGCGCCGGAGCCCTGGCGGCGCATCTGGCCGAGTTCGTGCTTCATGCTCGCCCAGATACCACGCAGGTTGATCGCGTTCACCCGGTCGAACAGCTCCGCAGGCTCATCTGCGGCATCGGTCACCGGCGATTGGATTCCCGCGTTGTTGTAGGCCATATCGAGACTGCCGAACGACTCAACCGTCCGTGCCACGGCCCCGGCAATCTGCGCCTCGTCGGAGACGTCGCACTGCACGGCGAGCACCCCGCGCCCCGCGTCGCGTAGCTCCTTCTCCGCCGCCGCCAGCGTGTCGGCATCAACGTCTGCGAGCGCGACGGCCGCGCCCGCCTCGGCGAACGCCCGCGCGGTGGCGAGGCCCATCCCCGAGCCGGCGCCGGTGACAAAGGCGACCTTCCCGGTGAAGTCGTAGGCGGGGTTCATTCCGCAACCGCCTTGGCATACTGCTCGTCGCTCACGTGGTCGCCCCAGGTGACGGGGCTGCCGGTCTCGTCTGCCTGCTGGATGGCGATGTGGGTCATGAACCTGGTCGGAGCGGCGCCGTGCCAGTGGTTCTCGCCCGGTTCGAAGAACACCCGATCCCCGGGCCGGATCACCTCGATCGGACCGCCGTCGCGCTGGCAGCGCCCCACGCCTTCGGTGACCCAGATCGTCTGGCCGTGCGGATGCGTGTGCCACGCGGTACGGGCACCCGGGGTGAAGTGCACCGCGGCAGCGCCGACCGCGCTCTGAGCTCCGGGCGTGGCGATCGTGTCGACGAAGACCGAGCCCGTGAACCAGTCGGCGGGGCCGGCATCACTCTTGAGCGTATTCCTTGTGATCTGCATGGTTCCCCTCCCGTGGTCGCGGCGCTCTCGCACCAGGAAGAAGAGTGCTCGCTCCAGCTCGCGGCAGCTAGGGAGAGTTGTTCCTGGGGACACTCTGCCTAGGACGATCTCTCCTACCCCGATCGCGAACGCGTCGGCAAGAATGAACGCAGCCATGAACTCCACCAGCGACGCCTACAACGAGCTCAGCGCATTTCTACGCACGCGCCGCTCGGAGTTGAGTCCGAGCGATGTAGGGCTTCCCGAAGGTGGCACACAGCGACGCGTCGCCGGGCTTCGCCGCGAGGACGTCGCACAACTCGCAGCTATCTCGATCGACTACTACACCCGGCTCGAGCAGGGACGGATGCAGCCCTCGGCGCCCGTGCTCGCCTCGCTCGCCCGCGTGCTTCGCCTCGACGACGATCAGCGCGCCTACATGCATGAGCTCGCTGGCACACCCGCGAAGTCACGGCGGCGTGCACCGCAGAAGGTCAAGCCCTACCTCCAGCGCATCCTCGACCACCTCGACACCCCCGCCATCGTGATGACCCCCACCCACGACATCCTCGCCTGGAACCCGCTGGCCGCCGCGCTGATGGTCGATTTCGGTGAGATCCCCGAGCGGGAACGGAACTTCGTCCGGCTGTTGTTCACCGACCCCCGCCTCCGCTCGCTCTACCCCGAGTGGGAAGAGCTTGCCCGTTCGGTCGTCTCCTACCTACGGATGGAAGCAGCCCGCAAGCCCGACGATCCCCGACTCGCCGAACTCGTCGGCGAGCTCTCGATCCGCGACGCCCAGTTCCGCCAATGGTGGGCCGGCACCCACGTCGCCGCAAAGAGACGCGGCACGCGCAGGTACAACCACCCCATCGTGGGTGAGATCACGCTCGAGTGGGACGCCCTCACCTCCGACGCCGAACCCGACCAACAACTCGTGATCTACACAGCCGAGCCGGGCTCTCCGTCCGCAAATGCGCTGCTCAAGCTCGACGCTTGGGCCGCCGACCACGCTGGCGCCGCCAGCTAACTCGTCCTCCCGCCTGCCTAACCTCCCCGCCCGGGTCAGCCGCCCCCGCTGACGATTCCGACCCACACACCTCCGTTCTGTCCCCGGGGGCGCGCTCGGTGGCGGAGACCCGCGTGGTCCGACTTGTTGAACCAAGCCCACCCGGCTTTGGCACGCGGCACCAATGGCAGGCGGGCCAGCGTGGCTCTTGCGCGATACCAGGCGAGGCTCCGCGGGCTGCTATGGTCGACCACGCCGAGCGTGTGGAGGCACCGCAGGAGAATCGAACCGGATTCGATTCCTCGTGCGGTGTGACATACGGCACGAACCGTTCTTGGCTTAACCAAGCCGATGGAGGCGGCGGGAATCGAACCCGCGTCCACGATCGCACGAAGAGAGCGTCTACAAGCGTATTCCGGGATTTCGATTCGCCCGGGGGGCTGCCCCCGGACGGGCCACCTCTCGGGCTAGCCCCTCTTTGATGTCCCGGTCGGCGGCGGAGGCGTTCCCCCTTCCGGCTAGCCCGCTGGATGACACCGGCGGTCCCTCCCGCGGGCTGGAGGGGCCGGCGCGCTGCCTAGTTCTTAGGCGGCGAGTGCGAGATCAGATTCCGCACTTGCGGTTTCCAGGGGATTTACGAGGCCACCTGGAACCTCGGCTTGCAACTCTCCCCGACAGTCGACCATGTCGAAACCAGGTCGCCCCCGAGGTGAAGTTCGCTACCATGGTACCGGATCTGACGGAGGGCCGACCCGGGGCAGACGGGCCGGCAGATCGGGGTTTTGGGCTGGTGAGCGTGGTTGAGACATTCGCGGTCGCGGTGGTGGGCGGCTTCACCGGGAGCGCGTGCGGGGCCGGCATTCTCATGTGGGCGCGCCGCCGCGAGCGCGAGCTCGATCTCGACGAGCGCCACCAGGAGGAGATGGCCGCCGAGGCGAACACGTTCGCCGGGGCAGCCGCCGTGGCGCAGAGCATGCTGACCGCAGCCAAATGGGAAGGCGTGCGCAACAACAATGGCAAGGACTTCTTCGCGCGCATGATGGAGCGCCACGACGAGATGGCGATGCGCCTGCCCCGCATCCACACCGCCTTCGGCGCCCACTCCGAGGCGTCGACGGCCGCGGTGCGCGTGAACGAGGAGCTCGAGGCCTGCCTACGGCGCCTCTCCGGCGTCTACTCCGCTCTCCAGAACGGCGAGGACGTCGACGAGGAGTGGGACCTGCTCGAGGCCGAGGAGCGCGAGCTCTCGGCCTGGCGGATGCACTTCGGCGAGGCCGCCCGGGCGGAGCTCATGGCCAACGGCAACGCCCGCGTCCGGGTCTAGGAGTACCAGGCGGGCGGGTCGGTGCCCGGCGCCGGCGGCTCTGCCGGCTGGCCGCCGCCGTACTCGGCCCGGCCGGTCGTCGCGCACCACACCGTGGCCCGCTCGAACCGCTCGGCCAGCAGCCGCGCGGTGACGTCCTGCATCGCGACGTCCGCCGCCGAGGCCTGCCCGTCCGTCTCGATCAGGAGCAGGCCCTCGCCGCCGTCGGGAAAGTAGGTCGCGCGCACGCCGGTCCCCGACAGAGGCAGCTTGCGCCAGTGGAAGCCGATCCCTTCGAGCTCCGGCCCCCACTCGAACCGGAAGCCGAGCGGCTCGAGGAAGGCGCGCATGCCCTCGACCGGGACGGCCTGAAATCGCACCTCAAGCCGCACGGCCGCTCCCAGAATCCGTGTCCTTCACTCGGGGCGCGCCTCGTCCCGCGGATCTCTCTGCGGCCGGCGTTCGGGAACTCCGATTACCTCCACATCCCGCAGATCGCCGTTCTCGTCGTAGGTCGCGATCACGCTGACGGCTGACCACGACGGCTGCCAGTCGCCCCGCTCGCCGCTCCCACGGTCGACCGTCCTGCTCGCAGGAGACGCCAGATCGACGCTCCGTCCCCGGCCGGCTTCCTCGACCCGGCCGAACCGGGCGAAGACGAGCCCGTCCTCACTCACGAAATACGCTTGGGTCGCCGGCTTCACCCGCGGCCGCCCCAGACGAGGTCGAACCGCTCGAGCACGACGGGCGTCGCCTCGTCGAGCGGGGTGCCCTGCGTCTCGAAGAAGCGGATGTGAGCCTCACGCCAGTACGCCAGCGACCGGTCGCCCTCGCCCTCCGTCCAGGCGAACTCCTCGTCGACCTCGCCGAACGCGCGCACCTCGACGGCCGTCGTGCGGACGACGCACAGCGGCTCGCCGTCGCCGTCGAGGACGACGCCGAGGTCGCCCGGGACGGGCATCGGCTCGTCGGCGGCGTAGCTCGAGACGAGGCTCGCAGTCGCCCGCTTGGGGCCGTCGCGCACGAGCAGGCCGAGCTCGGTCGCCTGCTCCGGGCTCGAGCCGAACCCCCACGCCGTGTACGGGCCGTCGATCCTGGTCGCGGCCACGAACCGGCGCCAGAACTCCTCGACGTCAGCCATGCGCGCCCGCCAGCGGCTTCAGGAAGTGCTCCGAGACCTGGCCGTAGCCCGCCTCGCGGTAGAACGCGTGGGCGCTGGCGCGGTGAAGCGCGCTCGTCACCTCGATGCGCGCGCACCCGTGGCCGCGGGCGATCGCCTCGGCCTCGGCCACGAGCGCCCGCGCCAGGCCGCGCCGGCGGGCGCGGCCGGCGACGACGAGCATCGTGATCCGGCACCAGTCGCCGGGCTCGTGCAGGACGGGAACCATGCCCAGCGTGAGGACGCCGGCGACCTCGCCGTCCAGCTCGGCCACGAGGGCGGCCGGGCGCTCCATCCCCTCCAGGCGCCGCTCGAGGTCCGCCGGCGCCGTCCGGTAGCCGAGCTCGGCGAGCAGGCCGGCGATCGCGGCCGCGTCGGCCGCCACCGCGCTGCGGACGCTCACCGGCGCTGCCGCTCGAACCCCCGGATCGCCCGGTCCATCTGCCGCTGGGCGTCGCGGGCGGCGATCGCGTGGCGCTTGTCGACGCCCTCCTTGCCGCGGGCCAGGCCGAGCTCGAGCTTGACCTTGCCGTCGACGAAGTAGAGCTGCAGCGGGACGATCGTCATCCCCCGCTCCGCCACCTGGCGGCCGAGCTGCTCGATCTCGCGCCGGTGGAGCAGCAGCTTGCGCTCGCGGGTCGGCTCGTGGTTCTGGAGGTTGCCCTGCCGGTACGGCGCGATGTTCGCGCCGACGAGGAACACCTCGCCGTCGTGCAGCTGGGCGTAGGCCTCGCGGATGTTGCCGCCGCCGTCGCGCAGCGACTTCACCTCGGTCCCGGTCAGGGCGATGCCGGCCTCGATCCGCTCGAGAATGTGGTAATCGTGGCGCGCCTTGCGGTTCTCGGCGATGGGCTTGCGGGTCGAGGCCATCGCGGAATTCTAGGTGCGCCGGCGTTCGAGATCGAGGAACGGCAGATCGACCGCGGTCGCCCGGACGCGGCCGCGCTCCCCCTCGACCGACCACTCGATCTCGAGCGGCGCGCCCGTGCGCACGCCCGCGTCGAGCGACGCGAGCGCGATCATCTTCTTGAGCGTCGGCGACCAGCAGGTGCTCGTCGCCTTGCCCACCTGGCCGCCGGCGTAGAACACGGGGACCGGGTCGCGGTTCACGGTCGCCTGCACGGCCGGCGCCAGTCCGTGGCGGGCGAACGCCTCCTCGATCCCGGGCCAGTCGAGCTCGATCCCGGCCAGCCGCCGGCCCGGCCCGCCGGCCTCCTGCTCGCGCGCGAGCGCGCGGCGGCCGACGAAGTCCGCCTTCGAGAAGTTGACCAGGCGGTCGAGGCCGATCTCGAACGGCGAGTACTCGTGCTCCGGCGTGAGCGCCGTGCGCGCGCTCGTGTAGTCCACCTCGATCAGGATCAGGCCGGCCTCGACGCGGGCGACGTCCATCGCCCGGATGCCGCACGGGCGCAGGCCGTGATCGTCGCCGGCGGCAACCACGGCGTCCCACAGGGCGGGCGCCTGCTCGGCGGCCACCCACAGCTCGTAGCCGAGGTCGCCCGTGTAGCCGGTGCGGGTGACGTCGAGCTCGATCCCGGCGATGGTCGCCGCCCGGCGTCGGAAGTAGCGCACGTCCGACCAGTCCTCGCCGGTCGCCGCCTCGAGCACCGCGCGGGCGCGCGGTCCCTGCAGCGCCAGCGCCCCGATGTCCTCGGAGACGTCGCGCACGTCGACGTCGAGCCCGCCCGCGTTCAGGCGGATCCAGCGGTAGCAGGGGTCGGCGGCCGTCCACCGGTACGCGGTCTCGTCGAGCCGGGAAACGGTGCCGTCGTCGATCACCTTGCCGCGCTCGTCGCACCACGGCGTGTAGAGCACCTGGCCGACGGCGAGCCTGGTCGCATCGCGGGTGATGACGCGGTCGACGAGCCGCTCGGCGTCGGGGCCGGAGACGATGTACTTGTAGAGCGGCGAGACGTCGATCAGCGCGGCCGACTGGCGGATCGCGTTGTACTCGATGTCGTGGTGGTCGGCGTACGCGGCGGCCGAGTGATAGCCGGCCCAGTCGCCCCAGGTCAGCTTGCGGTTGAGCGGCGCGGTGCGCTCGTGGAAGGGGCTGCCGACGCTCACGCCGCGCAGTCTACGGCCCCGGCGCGCTCGGCCGGTTAGCATCGGCGCCACTGCGATGGACGACACGACGCCGATTGCATCCTTCCGCACGCCGGATGCCGCCGACGCCGCGGCCGAGCTCCTGCGCGCCAACGCCATCAGATGCGCGGTCGCCGACGCGCCGCTGCCGCCGGTGGATCCGCTGTCCCCGGGGCTGCCCCAGGGCGAGGGGCACACGGTCGTGGTGGCGAGCGAGGACGCCGAACGCGCCCGCGAGGCGCTCGACGGGTTCCTCGACGCAGCCTGGTTCCTGCGGGCCCGCGACGGGCGCCGTGTGCACGCCTTCGAGACCGCGGCCGCCGAGCGCCTGCGCCGCCACGCCGCGACCGAGGCCGACCCTGACGGCTGGGCGGCGCGCGACTGCGCGCGGCTCGCCGACCTGCTCGACGCCGCCCGCGCGCCGCAGGTCGCGGCCCTCTTCCGCCACGAACCCGAGGTCGAGGGGCGGACGCTGGCCGAGTGGGCGCACGCCTGCGGGTGCGAGCCGGTGGAACGGGCCTGATCATCTAGCATCGCCCGTCATGGCGGAGCGATACGACGCGATCGCGGTCGGCGGCGGGCACAACGGGCTGGTGACGGCCGCGTACCTCGCGCGCGCCGGCATGCGCGTCTGCGTGCTCGAGCGGCGCGACGTGCTCGGCGGCGCCGCGGTGACCGAGGAGATCGTTCCCGGCTTCCGCTTCAGCGTCGCGTCGTACGTCGTCTCGCTGCTGCGCCCCGAGATCGTGCGCGAGCTGGAGCTGCCCCGGCACGGCCTCGAGATCCTCCCGCTCGACGGGACGTTCACGCCGCTCGACGGCGACTATCTGTGGCGGCTGAACGACCACAGCCGGACGGTGCGCGAGCTGCGGCGATGGTCGCTCTCGGACGCCGAGGCCTACGACGAGTACGGCATCGCGATGGCCCAGATGGCCCGGTTCGTGAAGCCGATCCTCTCGGCGGTGCCGCCCGACCAGGGCCGCATCGACCCGCGCCAGTGGCTGCCGCTGCGGACCCTGGCCAGCAGCTTCGCGGAGCTGCCGCGGCGGCTGAAGGACGCATTCATCCAGCTGATGACGATGAGCGCCGCCGACTTCCTCGACCAGTGGTTCGAGACCGACCCGCTGAAGGCGACGATGTCGGCGTCGGGGATCATCGGCACGTTCCAGGGCGTGCGCTCGCCCGGCACCGCCTACGTGCTGCTGCACCACTACATGGGCGAGATCGACGGCGCCTTCCGGGCCTGGGGTATCCCCCGCGGCGGCACCGGCGGCGTGAGCCTCGCGATCGCCTCGGCGGCGCGCGCGCTCGGCGCCGAGATCCGCACCGAGGCCGAGGTGGCCCGGATCGACGTGTCCGGCGGCCGGGCGACGGGGGTGACGCTCGCCTCCGGCGAGACGATCGAGGCCGGCGCGGTGCTCTCGAGCGCCGACCCGCGGGTGACGTTCACGGGCCTGCTCGAGGAGGGCGTGCTCGATCCCGAGTTCACCGCCGACCTGGCTCGCTACAAGTTCCGCGGCTCGTCGGGCAAGGTCAACCTGGCCCTCGACGGGCTGCCCGACTTCACCTGCCTGCCTGGCCGCGGCGAACACCTGCGCGGCGCGATCAGCTTCTCGCCGTCGGTCGACTACATGGAGCGGGCCTACGACGACGCCAAGTACGGCCGCTTCTCGGCCCGGCCCTACGTCGACATGATCATCCCGACGCTCGTCGACCCGGCGATGGCGCCGCCCGGCAAGCACGTCATGAGCTGCTTCGTCCAGTACGCGCCCTACCACCTGGCGGAGGGCGCCCAGTGGGACGACGCCGCCCGGGAGCGGTTCGGCGACACGGTGATCGACACCATCGCCGAGCGGGCGCCGAACATCCGCGACCTGATCGTCGGCCGCCAGGTGCTGACCCCGCTCGACATCGAGCGGCGGATCGGGCTCACCGAGGGCAACATCTTCCAGGGCGAGCTGTCGCTCGAGCAGCTGTTCTTCAACCGGCCGGTGCCCGGCTGGGCGCGGTTCCGCACGCCGGTCGAGGGCCTGTGGATCTGCGGCTCGGGCGCCCATCCCGGCGGCGGCCTGATGGGCGCGCCGGGCCGGATCGCGGCGCTCGAGCTGCTGCGCGACCGAGGCCGGAGAAAGGGCGTGCGTGCCCGACTATGACGTGATCGTGGCGGGCGGCGGCCACAACGGCCTGGTCTGTGCCGCCTACCTGGCCCGGGCCGGCAGCCGGGTCGCCGTGCTCGAGCGGCGAGCGGCGGCGGGCGGGCTCGCCGAGGTGTTCACCACCGCCGGCCGGCTCCAGCGCGCGGTCGTCGACGATCTCGACCTGCCCGCCCACGGGCTCGAGCTGATCCGCCCGGACGTGCGCATGGTCTCGCTGCGCGAGGACGGGCCCGCGCTCACCTTCTGGGCCGACGCCGACCGCACGGCCGAGGGGCTGCGGGCCGTCTCGGCCGCCGACGCCGATGCCTACCCGCGCTTCGACGGCCACGTCCGCGAGCTGGCCGTGTTCGTCGCCGAGGTGCAGGCGTCGATCCCGCCGCGC
Above is a window of Gaiellales bacterium DNA encoding:
- a CDS encoding alcohol dehydrogenase catalytic domain-containing protein; protein product: MYAPGDVRIEEREDPKIIEPTDAVIKLAATCICGSDLWPYRGAEDVDHLLMGHEYVGVVEEIGSEVKTVKPGDFVVGSFVISDNTCE
- a CDS encoding glucose 1-dehydrogenase, whose translation is MNPAYDFTGKVAFVTGAGSGMGLATARAFAEAGAAVALADVDADTLAAAEKELRDAGRGVLAVQCDVSDEAQIAGAVARTVESFGSLDMAYNNAGIQSPVTDAADEPAELFDRVNAINLRGIWASMKHELGQMRRQGSGAIVNCSSLGGLVGLPGRAAYHASKHGVIGLTRSAAIEYAPRGVRINAICPGTIETPMVTHMLDTGDLHRDAAEANQPIARLGTAEEIAQSVLWLCSPGASFVVGVALPIDGGYTAQ
- a CDS encoding cupin domain-containing protein, coding for MAAFILADAFAIGVGEIVLGRVSPGTTLPSCRELERALFFLVRERRDHGRGTMQITRNTLKSDAGPADWFTGSVFVDTIATPGAQSAVGAAAVHFTPGARTAWHTHPHGQTIWVTEGVGRCQRDGGPIEVIRPGDRVFFEPGENHWHGAAPTRFMTHIAIQQADETGSPVTWGDHVSDEQYAKAVAE
- a CDS encoding helix-turn-helix transcriptional regulator, with protein sequence MNSTSDAYNELSAFLRTRRSELSPSDVGLPEGGTQRRVAGLRREDVAQLAAISIDYYTRLEQGRMQPSAPVLASLARVLRLDDDQRAYMHELAGTPAKSRRRAPQKVKPYLQRILDHLDTPAIVMTPTHDILAWNPLAAALMVDFGEIPERERNFVRLLFTDPRLRSLYPEWEELARSVVSYLRMEAARKPDDPRLAELVGELSIRDAQFRQWWAGTHVAAKRRGTRRYNHPIVGEITLEWDALTSDAEPDQQLVIYTAEPGSPSANALLKLDAWAADHAGAAS
- a CDS encoding ASCH domain-containing protein; its protein translation is MADVEEFWRRFVAATRIDGPYTAWGFGSSPEQATELGLLVRDGPKRATASLVSSYAADEPMPVPGDLGVVLDGDGEPLCVVRTTAVEVRAFGEVDEEFAWTEGEGDRSLAYWREAHIRFFETQGTPLDEATPVVLERFDLVWGGRG
- a CDS encoding GNAT family N-acetyltransferase; protein product: MSVRSAVAADAAAIAGLLAELGYRTAPADLERRLEGMERPAALVAELDGEVAGVLTLGMVPVLHEPGDWCRITMLVVAGRARRRGLARALVAEAEAIARGHGCARIEVTSALHRASAHAFYREAGYGQVSEHFLKPLAGAHG
- the smpB gene encoding SsrA-binding protein SmpB, with amino-acid sequence MASTRKPIAENRKARHDYHILERIEAGIALTGTEVKSLRDGGGNIREAYAQLHDGEVFLVGANIAPYRQGNLQNHEPTRERKLLLHRREIEQLGRQVAERGMTIVPLQLYFVDGKVKLELGLARGKEGVDKRHAIAARDAQRQMDRAIRGFERQRR
- a CDS encoding aminomethyltransferase family protein, producing MSVGSPFHERTAPLNRKLTWGDWAGYHSAAAYADHHDIEYNAIRQSAALIDVSPLYKYIVSGPDAERLVDRVITRDATRLAVGQVLYTPWCDERGKVIDDGTVSRLDETAYRWTAADPCYRWIRLNAGGLDVDVRDVSEDIGALALQGPRARAVLEAATGEDWSDVRYFRRRAATIAGIELDVTRTGYTGDLGYELWVAAEQAPALWDAVVAAGDDHGLRPCGIRAMDVARVEAGLILIEVDYTSARTALTPEHEYSPFEIGLDRLVNFSKADFVGRRALAREQEAGGPGRRLAGIELDWPGIEEAFARHGLAPAVQATVNRDPVPVFYAGGQVGKATSTCWSPTLKKMIALASLDAGVRTGAPLEIEWSVEGERGRVRATAVDLPFLDLERRRT
- a CDS encoding NAD(P)/FAD-dependent oxidoreductase, whose translation is MAERYDAIAVGGGHNGLVTAAYLARAGMRVCVLERRDVLGGAAVTEEIVPGFRFSVASYVVSLLRPEIVRELELPRHGLEILPLDGTFTPLDGDYLWRLNDHSRTVRELRRWSLSDAEAYDEYGIAMAQMARFVKPILSAVPPDQGRIDPRQWLPLRTLASSFAELPRRLKDAFIQLMTMSAADFLDQWFETDPLKATMSASGIIGTFQGVRSPGTAYVLLHHYMGEIDGAFRAWGIPRGGTGGVSLAIASAARALGAEIRTEAEVARIDVSGGRATGVTLASGETIEAGAVLSSADPRVTFTGLLEEGVLDPEFTADLARYKFRGSSGKVNLALDGLPDFTCLPGRGEHLRGAISFSPSVDYMERAYDDAKYGRFSARPYVDMIIPTLVDPAMAPPGKHVMSCFVQYAPYHLAEGAQWDDAARERFGDTVIDTIAERAPNIRDLIVGRQVLTPLDIERRIGLTEGNIFQGELSLEQLFFNRPVPGWARFRTPVEGLWICGSGAHPGGGLMGAPGRIAALELLRDRGRRKGVRARL